In a genomic window of Comamonadaceae bacterium OTU4NAUVB1:
- the msrA gene encoding peptide-methionine (S)-S-oxide reductase MsrA codes for MPSIAAEAAVVIPPPASDVAPGGATATAVFAGGCFWGVQAVFQHVKGVTGAVSGYAGGSRKTATYEAVGLGDTGHAEAVRITYDPRQVSYGRLLQVFFSVAHNPTELDRQGPDTGTQYRSTVFPENAEQQRVASAYIAQLDAAKAFGRPIATTVETGKAFYPAEADHQDFLARHPDHPYIVINDVPKVENLQKVFPGLWRAKPVLVGVAAGKATAPGAGL; via the coding sequence ATGCCGTCCATCGCCGCGGAGGCGGCGGTCGTGATCCCGCCGCCGGCGAGCGACGTCGCGCCGGGCGGCGCCACGGCGACGGCGGTGTTCGCCGGCGGCTGTTTCTGGGGCGTGCAGGCGGTGTTCCAGCACGTCAAGGGCGTGACCGGCGCCGTCTCGGGCTATGCCGGCGGCAGCCGCAAGACGGCCACGTACGAGGCGGTGGGCCTGGGCGACACCGGCCATGCCGAGGCCGTGCGCATCACCTACGACCCCCGGCAGGTCAGCTACGGACGCCTGCTCCAGGTGTTTTTCTCGGTGGCGCACAACCCGACCGAACTCGACCGGCAGGGCCCCGACACCGGCACCCAGTACCGCTCGACCGTGTTCCCCGAGAACGCCGAGCAGCAGCGCGTGGCGAGCGCGTACATCGCGCAGCTCGACGCCGCCAAGGCGTTCGGCCGTCCGATCGCCACCACCGTCGAGACGGGCAAGGCCTTCTACCCGGCCGAGGCCGACCACCAGGATTTCCTGGCCCGCCATCCCGACCACCCCTACATCGTGATCAACGACGTGCCCAAGGTGGAGAACCTGCAGAAGGTGTTCCCCGGACTCTGGCGCGCGAAGCCGGTGCTGGTGGGCGTCGCCGCCGGCAAGGCCACGGCGCCCGGCGCGGGCCTCTGA
- a CDS encoding co-chaperone GroES: MNLRPLADRVIVKRVDSETKTASGIVIPDAAAEKPDQGEVLAVGPGKRNDKGELAALTVKVGDRVLFGKYSGQTVKVGGDELLVMKEDDLFAVVEK; encoded by the coding sequence ATGAACCTTCGTCCTTTGGCCGATCGCGTGATCGTCAAGCGTGTTGACAGCGAAACCAAGACCGCCTCCGGCATCGTCATCCCCGACGCCGCCGCCGAAAAGCCCGATCAGGGCGAAGTCCTGGCCGTCGGCCCGGGCAAGCGCAACGACAAGGGCGAACTCGCCGCACTGACCGTCAAGGTCGGCGACCGCGTCCTGTTCGGCAAGTACAGCGGCCAGACCGTCAAGGTCGGCGGCGACGAGTTGCTCGTCATGAAGGAAGACGACCTGTTCGCGGTCGTCGAGAAGTAA
- the groL gene encoding chaperonin GroEL (60 kDa chaperone family; promotes refolding of misfolded polypeptides especially under stressful conditions; forms two stacked rings of heptamers to form a barrel-shaped 14mer; ends can be capped by GroES; misfolded proteins enter the barrel where they are refolded when GroES binds) has translation MAAKDVVFGGEARARMVEGVNILANAVKVTLGPKGRNVVLERSFGAPTVTKDGVSVAKEIELKDKLQNMGAQLVKEVASKTSDNAGDGTTTATVLAQAIVREGFKYVAAGINPMDLKRGIDKAVTALVEELKKASKPTTTSKEIAQVGSISANSDETIGKLIADAMDKVGKEGVITVEDGKSLDSELDVVEGMQFDRGYLSPYFINNPEKQSAILDNPFVLLYDKKISNIRDLLPTLEQVAKSGRPLLIIAEEVEGEALATLVVNTIRGILKVVAVKAPGFGDRRKAMLEDIAILTGGKVIAEEVGLTLEKVTLADLGSAQRIEVGKENTIIIDGAGAAGDIEARVKQVRVQIEEASSDYDREKLQERVAKLAGGVAVIKVGAATEVEMKEKKARVEDALHATRAAVEEGVVAGGGVALLRAKQAVGDSVKGDNADQDAGIKLVMKAVEAPLREIVNNAGGEASVVVNAVLAGNGNYGFNAANDTYGDMLELGILDPTKVTRTALQNAASVASLLLTTEAMVAEAPKEESGAGGGMPDMGGMGGMGGMGM, from the coding sequence ATGGCAGCAAAAGACGTCGTTTTCGGCGGCGAAGCCCGCGCACGCATGGTCGAGGGTGTGAACATCCTGGCCAATGCCGTCAAGGTGACCCTGGGCCCCAAGGGCCGCAACGTGGTGCTCGAGCGTTCGTTCGGCGCCCCCACCGTGACCAAGGACGGTGTGTCCGTGGCCAAGGAGATCGAACTCAAGGACAAGCTGCAGAACATGGGCGCCCAGCTCGTGAAGGAAGTGGCCTCCAAGACCTCCGACAACGCCGGTGACGGCACCACCACCGCGACCGTGCTGGCCCAGGCCATCGTGCGCGAGGGCTTCAAGTACGTGGCCGCCGGCATCAACCCGATGGACCTGAAGCGCGGCATCGACAAGGCCGTCACGGCCCTGGTCGAGGAACTGAAGAAGGCCTCCAAGCCGACGACCACGTCGAAGGAAATCGCCCAGGTCGGCTCCATCTCGGCCAACAGCGACGAGACCATCGGCAAGCTCATCGCCGACGCGATGGACAAGGTCGGCAAGGAAGGCGTCATCACCGTCGAAGACGGCAAGTCGCTCGACAGCGAACTCGACGTCGTCGAAGGCATGCAGTTCGACCGCGGCTACCTGTCGCCCTACTTCATCAACAACCCGGAAAAGCAGTCGGCGATCCTGGACAACCCGTTCGTGCTGCTCTACGACAAGAAGATCAGCAACATCCGCGACCTCCTGCCCACGCTGGAACAGGTCGCGAAGTCGGGCCGTCCGCTGCTGATCATCGCGGAAGAAGTCGAGGGCGAAGCCCTGGCGACCCTGGTCGTGAACACGATCCGCGGCATCCTGAAGGTCGTGGCCGTCAAGGCACCTGGCTTCGGCGACCGCCGCAAGGCCATGCTGGAAGACATCGCCATCCTGACGGGCGGCAAGGTCATCGCCGAGGAAGTCGGCCTGACGCTGGAGAAGGTCACCCTGGCCGACCTCGGCTCGGCGCAGCGCATCGAAGTGGGCAAGGAAAACACGATCATCATCGACGGCGCCGGCGCCGCCGGTGACATCGAAGCCCGCGTCAAGCAGGTGCGCGTGCAGATCGAGGAAGCCTCGAGCGACTACGACCGCGAGAAGCTGCAGGAACGCGTGGCCAAGCTGGCCGGCGGCGTCGCGGTGATCAAGGTCGGCGCCGCCACCGAAGTCGAGATGAAGGAAAAGAAGGCCCGCGTCGAAGACGCCCTGCACGCCACGCGCGCTGCGGTGGAAGAAGGCGTGGTCGCCGGCGGCGGCGTGGCCCTGCTGCGCGCCAAGCAGGCGGTCGGCGACTCGGTCAAGGGCGACAACGCCGACCAGGACGCCGGCATCAAGCTGGTGATGAAGGCCGTCGAGGCGCCCCTGCGCGAGATCGTCAACAACGCCGGCGGCGAAGCCTCGGTGGTGGTGAACGCGGTCCTGGCCGGCAACGGCAACTACGGCTTCAACGCCGCCAACGACACGTACGGCGACATGCTCGAGCTGGGCATCCTGGACCCGACGAAGGTCACCCGCACCGCGCTGCAGAACGCCGCATCGGTCGCTTCGCTGCTGCTGACGACCGAAGCCATGGTCGCCGAGGCACCGAAGGAAGAGTCCGGCGCCGGCGGCGGCATGCCCGACATGGGCGGCATGGGCGGCATGGGCGGCATGGGGATGTGA
- a CDS encoding glycosyltransferase encodes MHGPEAHRPASDPLAPLFESFWIGGFEGADHVNGFGQPLDPNARNGHDARLDEDYAALTARGIRTVRESVGWRLIHARGDAGWRAIESQARRAAGHGIQVIWTLMHYGWPAGLDPFERPDEFVGAFADHCARLAELLACIGGPRPVYQPVNEISFLAWAASSTGLIHPHLPSAPGNGDRLKRVLVRAALRATDAIRAVEPGARIVHTDPVVHIEPHRGAGPTDSAAALRANDHQFEAWDMIAGRTAPELGGAPGYLDVLGLNYYHDNQWEEGTGVRLHWHMGDARRRSFADLADALWRRYGRPMCLSETGHIGQGRDAWLDHIAAEVVECRARDIPIGGLCLYPVIDRPDWQDAGHWHHSGLWDVPGADAGDFTRRLCQPYAERLRHWQHVFQTPSLLSQLHRHRTAMTSLVVFSHLRWDFVYQRPQQLMSRLAERHPVVFVEEPMPGADHAWLESHSPCAGVTVLRMHLPGHAHGFHDEHMAGLGTLLAGHLREHRIDDYLLWFYTPLAFPLADGLAPRGMVYDCMDELAAFDFAPPALIERENAMFDAVDLVFTGGRSLYESKRLRHPDVHCFPSSVDHAHFGRRDVADHPDQRAIAHPRLGYYGVIDERLDLGLVAAVADAHPDWQVVMVGPVVKIDPAGLPQRPNIHWMGQRRYDELPAFLAGWDVCMMPFALNASTRFISPTKTLEYLAAGKPIVSTPVRDVAQQYADVVPIAATPAEFVAACEGILAWHDSARLSFRASAALVVAGTSWDRTAAAMQDLLERFDVAADADTPSAAPAARTAAVEESDTALDEAQA; translated from the coding sequence ATGCACGGGCCCGAAGCCCACCGGCCGGCGAGCGACCCGCTTGCGCCCTTGTTCGAGAGTTTCTGGATCGGCGGCTTCGAGGGCGCCGATCACGTCAACGGATTCGGCCAGCCGCTCGACCCGAACGCGCGCAACGGCCACGACGCGCGGCTCGACGAGGACTACGCGGCCCTCACCGCACGAGGCATCCGCACCGTGCGGGAGAGCGTGGGCTGGCGGCTGATCCACGCGCGCGGCGATGCCGGCTGGCGAGCGATCGAGTCGCAGGCGCGCCGCGCCGCCGGCCACGGCATCCAGGTCATCTGGACCCTGATGCACTACGGCTGGCCGGCCGGGCTCGACCCGTTCGAACGACCCGACGAATTCGTCGGCGCCTTCGCCGACCATTGCGCGCGCCTGGCGGAGCTGCTGGCCTGCATCGGGGGTCCGCGACCGGTCTACCAGCCCGTCAACGAGATCTCCTTCCTGGCCTGGGCGGCCTCCAGCACCGGGCTGATCCACCCGCACCTGCCGTCGGCGCCCGGCAACGGCGATCGCCTCAAGCGGGTGCTGGTGCGCGCGGCGCTGCGCGCGACCGACGCCATCCGGGCGGTCGAGCCCGGCGCGCGCATCGTGCACACCGACCCGGTGGTCCACATCGAGCCGCACCGGGGGGCCGGGCCGACCGACAGCGCCGCCGCGCTGCGCGCCAACGACCACCAGTTCGAGGCCTGGGACATGATCGCCGGGCGCACCGCTCCCGAACTGGGCGGTGCCCCGGGCTACCTCGACGTGCTGGGCCTCAACTATTACCACGACAACCAGTGGGAGGAGGGCACGGGCGTGCGCCTGCACTGGCACATGGGCGATGCGCGCCGCCGGTCGTTCGCCGACCTGGCCGACGCGCTGTGGCGGCGCTACGGCCGTCCGATGTGCCTGTCGGAGACCGGCCACATCGGCCAGGGCCGCGACGCCTGGCTCGACCACATCGCCGCCGAGGTGGTCGAGTGCCGCGCCCGCGACATCCCGATCGGCGGCCTGTGCCTCTACCCGGTGATCGACCGCCCGGACTGGCAGGACGCCGGCCACTGGCACCACAGCGGCCTGTGGGACGTGCCCGGCGCCGATGCCGGCGACTTCACCCGCCGGCTGTGCCAGCCCTATGCCGAACGCCTGCGCCACTGGCAGCACGTGTTCCAGACCCCTTCGCTCCTTTCTCAACTTCACAGGCACAGAACCGCCATGACAAGTCTCGTCGTCTTCTCCCACCTGCGCTGGGATTTCGTCTACCAGCGTCCCCAGCAGCTGATGTCGCGGCTGGCCGAGCGCCATCCGGTCGTGTTCGTCGAGGAACCCATGCCGGGCGCGGACCACGCCTGGCTGGAAAGCCACAGCCCCTGCGCCGGCGTCACGGTGCTGCGCATGCACCTGCCGGGCCACGCCCACGGCTTCCACGACGAGCACATGGCCGGCCTGGGCACGCTGCTGGCCGGCCACCTGCGCGAGCACCGCATCGACGACTACCTGCTGTGGTTCTACACCCCGCTGGCGTTTCCGCTGGCCGACGGCCTCGCGCCGCGCGGCATGGTGTACGACTGCATGGACGAGCTCGCCGCCTTCGACTTCGCGCCGCCCGCGCTGATCGAGCGCGAGAACGCCATGTTCGACGCCGTCGACCTCGTGTTCACGGGTGGCCGCAGCCTGTACGAGTCCAAGCGCCTGCGCCACCCGGACGTGCACTGCTTCCCGAGCAGCGTCGACCACGCGCATTTCGGCCGCCGCGACGTGGCCGACCACCCCGACCAGCGCGCCATCGCGCATCCGCGCCTAGGCTACTACGGCGTGATCGACGAGCGCCTGGACCTGGGCCTGGTCGCCGCCGTGGCCGACGCGCATCCGGACTGGCAGGTGGTGATGGTCGGGCCGGTCGTGAAGATCGATCCGGCGGGCCTGCCCCAACGCCCGAACATCCACTGGATGGGCCAGCGCCGCTACGACGAGCTGCCGGCCTTCCTGGCCGGCTGGGACGTCTGCATGATGCCCTTCGCGCTCAACGCGTCGACGCGCTTCATCAGCCCGACCAAGACGCTGGAGTACCTGGCCGCCGGCAAGCCGATCGTCAGCACCCCGGTGCGCGACGTGGCGCAGCAGTACGCCGACGTGGTCCCCATCGCGGCGACGCCGGCGGAGTTCGTGGCCGCCTGCGAAGGCATCCTGGCCTGGCACGACAGCGCGCGTCTGAGCTTCCGTGCCTCCGCCGCGCTGGTGGTGGCCGGTACCTCGTGGGACCGCACCGCCGCGGCCATGCAGGACCTGCTCGAACGCTTCGACGTGGCGGCCGATGCCGACACGCCGAGCGCGGCCCCGGCCGCCCGGACCGCCGCGGTCGAGGAATCGGACACGGCGCTCGACGAGGCCCAGGCATGA
- the glf gene encoding UDP-galactopyranose mutase: MTHIAIAGAGFSGAVLAQELARAGCRVDVFDTRPHVAGNCHTERDADTGVMLHTYGPHIFHTSNERVWDYVRRFGEFVPFVNRVKAITGGRVFSLPLNLLTINQFFGKTFSPAEAAAFFEQIGERGIESPANFEEQALSLMGRELYEAFFKGYTTKQWGMSPTELPASILKRLPVRFNYDDNYYASRWQGIPRDGYTAIVEKMLDHPDVRLHLGTRFDRDAAGDYDHVFYSGPIDAWFGHVDGRLGYRTLDFVREDHAGDYQGNAVINYGDVPVPWTRISEHKHFAPWESHDKTVVFKEYSRFCEKADTPYYPIRLVAEKTLLSRYIERARTERKVTFVGRLGTYRYIDMHVTIAEALDTAERFQKARADGTPMPAFVVDPLG, translated from the coding sequence ATGACCCACATCGCTATCGCCGGCGCCGGCTTCTCCGGCGCCGTGCTGGCCCAGGAACTGGCACGCGCGGGCTGCCGCGTCGACGTCTTCGACACCCGGCCGCACGTCGCGGGCAACTGCCACACCGAACGCGACGCCGACACCGGCGTGATGCTGCACACCTACGGACCGCACATCTTCCACACCAGCAACGAGCGCGTGTGGGACTACGTGCGGCGCTTCGGCGAGTTCGTGCCCTTCGTCAACCGCGTCAAGGCCATCACCGGCGGGCGCGTGTTCTCGCTGCCGCTGAACCTGCTGACGATCAACCAGTTCTTCGGCAAGACCTTCTCGCCGGCCGAGGCGGCGGCGTTCTTCGAGCAGATCGGCGAGCGCGGCATCGAGTCGCCCGCCAACTTCGAGGAGCAGGCCCTGTCGCTCATGGGCCGCGAACTCTACGAGGCCTTCTTCAAGGGCTACACGACCAAGCAGTGGGGCATGTCGCCCACCGAACTGCCCGCGAGCATCCTCAAGCGCCTGCCGGTGCGCTTCAACTACGACGACAACTACTACGCGAGCCGCTGGCAGGGCATCCCCCGCGACGGCTATACGGCCATCGTCGAGAAGATGCTCGACCACCCGGACGTCCGGCTCCACCTGGGCACCCGCTTCGACCGCGACGCGGCCGGCGACTACGACCACGTGTTCTACAGCGGCCCCATCGATGCCTGGTTCGGCCACGTCGACGGCCGCCTGGGCTACCGCACGCTGGACTTCGTGCGCGAGGACCACGCGGGCGACTACCAGGGCAACGCCGTCATCAACTACGGCGACGTGCCGGTCCCCTGGACCCGCATCTCCGAGCACAAGCACTTCGCCCCGTGGGAGTCGCACGACAAGACGGTCGTCTTCAAGGAGTACAGCCGCTTCTGCGAGAAGGCCGACACCCCGTACTACCCGATCCGCCTGGTGGCGGAGAAGACGTTGCTGTCGCGCTACATCGAGCGCGCCCGCACCGAGCGGAAGGTCACCTTCGTCGGTCGCCTGGGCACCTACCGCTACATCGACATGCACGTCACCATCGCCGAGGCCCTGGACACCGCCGAGCGCTTCCAGAAGGCCCGGGCCGACGGCACCCCCATGCCCGCGTTCGTCGTCGACCCCCTGGGTTGA